A stretch of Lathyrus oleraceus cultivar Zhongwan6 chromosome 6, CAAS_Psat_ZW6_1.0, whole genome shotgun sequence DNA encodes these proteins:
- the LOC127091483 gene encoding probable aquaporin NIP5-1 — MADSERGTPSVLPMTPDTPGGPLFSSVRIDSLDHDSFAMARCNVCMPKGVRIPSVTLTQKVGAEFVGTFILIYVATAGPIVNNKYEGIETLIGNAACAGLTVMAIILSIGHISGAHLNPSLTIAFAAFRHFPWAHVPAYIAAQVSASICACYALKVVYRPFLSGGVTLPTVTVGQAFATEFIITFILLFVATAVATDTRAVRSRTR, encoded by the exons ATGGCAGATTCAGAAAGAGGAACACCGTCGGTGTTGCCGATGACACCGGACACACCCGGAGGGCCATTATTCTCATCGGTGAGAATTGATTCTCTTGATCATGATTCCTTTGCAATGGCAAGGTGCAACGTGTGTATGCCTAAAGGTGTTCGAATTCCGAGTGTCACTCTAACTCAGAAG GTTGGAGCAGAGTTTGTAGGAACATTCATACTGATATATGTAGCAACAGCAGGACCAATAGTGAACAACAAATACGAAGGTATAGAAACACTTATAGGAAATGCAGCTTGTGCTGGTTTAACAGTCATGGCAATTATTCTCTCAATTGGTCATATCTCAGGCGCACATCTCAATCCATCGCTCACCATTGCGTTCGCGGCGTTTCGCCATTTTCCGTGGGCGCATGTTCCTGCCTACATTGCAGCACAAGTCTCTGCATCTATCTGCGCTTGTTATGCTCTCAAAGTTGTTTATCGTCCTTTCCTCTCTGGTGGCGTTACTCTCCCTACCGTTACCGTTGGACAAGCTTTTGCAACCGAGTTCATCATCACTTTTATTCTCTTGTTTGTTGCCACTGCTGTTGCTACCGATACTCGCGCAGTACGTTCGCGCACACGATAA
- the LOC127091480 gene encoding probable choline kinase 1, translating into MAIKTIELLKGCASQEELMEVIASVASDLGDVIDDVNTMEVIPLKGAMTNEVFQINWPTRNGSDLRKVLVRLYGEGVDIFFNREEEIRTFECISKHGQGPRLLARFTTGRVEEFIHARTLSACDLRDPDISSLIASKMREFHKLHMPGTKKAHIWQRMRKWLGEAKSLCSPKDAKKFGLENLDDEINILEKELCEGYQEIGFCHNDLQYGNIMMDEKTKSITLIDYEYASYNPIAYDLANHFSEMAADYHTDTPHVLDYSKYPELEERQRFIRAYLSSEGKKPKNAKVNQVVTAVEKYTLANHLFWGLWGLISSYVNKIEFDYKEYARQRFQQYRLRKSTLLDTPTIVSQNETVNGSLPLASCV; encoded by the exons ATGGCCATAAAGACGATTGAATTGTTGAAAGGGTGTGCTTCCCAAGAAGAATTAATGGAAGTTATTGCTTCTGTGGCTTCAGATTTAGGAGATGTGATCGATGATGTGAACACCATGGAAGTGATTCCATTGAAAGGTGCAATGACCAATGAGGTTTTTCAGATTAATTGGCCAACAAGAAATGGTTCTGATCTCAGAAAGGTTCTGGTTCGATTGTATGGAGAAGGTGTTGATATTTTCTTCAATAGGGAAGAAGAAATTCGAACCTTTGAGTGTATCTCAAAGCATGGTCAGGGTCCACGTCTTCTTGCTCGCTTTACAACCGGTCGTGTTGAAGAGTTTATTCATGCCAGA ACTCTTTCGGCTTGTGACCTCCGTGATCCCGATATATCGTCTCTGATAGCATCTAAGATGAGAGAATTCCACAAGCTTCATATGCCTGGTACAAAGAAGGCTCATATTTGGCAGAGAATGAGAAAGTGGCTCGGCGAAGCCAAAAGTTTATGCTCCCCAAAGGATGCAAAAAAATTCGGGCTAGAGAATCTAGACGACGAAATAAACATCCTAGAGAAGGAGTTATGCGAAGGATATCAAGAGATTGGTTTCTGTCACAATGACTTACAATATGGTAACATTATGATGGACGAAAAAACTAAATCAATCACTCTAATT GACTATGAATACGCGAGTTACAATCCTATTGCGTACGATCTCGCAAATCATTTCAGTGAAATGGCGGCCGATTACCATACCGATACACCTCATGTTCTTGACTATAGTAAATATCCTG AACTCGAGGAGCGTCAAAGGTTTATTCGCGCCTATCTTAGTTCTGAAGGTAAGAAACCGAAGAATGCTAAAGTGAACCAAGTTGTGACTGCTGTGGAAAAATACACTCTTGCAAACCATCTATTTTGGGGCTTATGGGGACTTATTTCG AGTTATGTGAACAAAATTGAGTTTGATTACAAGGAATATGCAAGACAAAGGTTTCAGCAATACCGGTTAAGGAAATCTACTTTATTGGACACTCCAACCATTGTTTCACAAAATGAAACTGTAAATGGTTCTCTACCACTAGCATCTTGTGTGTGA